Proteins co-encoded in one Aspergillus flavus chromosome 2, complete sequence genomic window:
- a CDS encoding short-chain alcohol dehydrogenase — protein sequence MAKKRINKTIIDLGRCIKGGPKNPFSFHNPDLLPKKNVYSRPLFLLLFNISLTFTMDAAPTRTLLLIGSGPGIGVAVASLFAQKHFDHIALFARNSSQLQADKETILSSAADVGRQVHVRTWKVDISDLEQFKAALTEVQSFGTLECVYFNAARVGGSNFFDFPVEDIELDLRVSVTALYVAVQWATPILVNTMQTNLGVGFKPTILVTNSLLPVNPIPEYFSLSVAKAAQANLVKSLQKSLAKGGTRVGMVIVGGIVLPDSKFLNPTTIAEQAWDLFNQDGADWKAQVSILEDRVDWCPRL from the exons ATGGCtaagaaaagaattaataagACTATAATTGACCTCGGAAGATGTATAAAGGGAGGACCAAAGAATCCGTTTTCATTTCACAATCCTGACCTCTTGCCTAAGAAGAACGTCTACTCTCGTCCATTgttccttttgctttttaatatatcccTTACATTCACCATGGATGCAGCCCCTACAAGAACACTCCTGTTGATAGGCTCTGGTCCCGGAATCGGAGTGGCTGTGGCATCCTTGTTTGCCCAAAAGCACTTTGACCATATTGCCCTGTTTGCCCGCAACTCATCTCAACTACAAGCAGATAAAGAGACGATTCTCTCTTCAGCGGCAGATGTTGGTCGTCAAGTCCATGTTCGGACCTGGAAGGTTGACATCAGTGATCTGGAACAATTCAAGGCGGCTTTGACAGAAGTCCAGTCTTTTGGGACACTGGAATGCGTCTATTTCAACGCGGCTCGCGTTGGTGGAAGCAATTTCTTTGATTTCCCtgttgaagatattgagctAGACCTGAGA GTCTCTGTTACTGCCCTCTACGTTGCTGTTCAATGGGCAACGCCAATCCTGGTCAATACGATGCAAACGAACCTGGGAGTCGGCTTCAAGCCGACTATTCTAGTGACAAATAGTCTTTTGCCTGTTAATCCGATTCCTGAGTACTTCTCTTTGTCGGTGGCCAAGGCTGCACAGGCAAACCTGGTCAAGTCTTTGCAGAAGTCTCTTGCGAAGGGAGGAACTCGTGTTGGAATGGTTATTGTCGGAGGGATTGTATTGCCCGACTCAAAGTTCTTAAATCCTACCACAATTGCTGAACAGGCTTGGGATCTGTTTAACCAAGATGGAGCCGATTGGAAAGCTCAGGTGAGTATCCTGGAGGATCGGGTGGATTGGTGTCCACGCCTGTGA
- a CDS encoding 2-nitropropane dioxygenase precursor yields the protein MHQIFPNTKSPLIANAPMHGFADSRLASAVSSAGGYGFIAGGIDFRTGSPHLEQLQAELNTTRSLLGIATPEEKLPIGVGCLMLQPEGLIDNVLPILCAARVTGIWLAFPNNGSDHGPIITAVHQLREKENWDVKVFVQVGTVQAAREAIDYGADVLVVQGSDAGGHQWAQGASLIALLPEVRGLLREIGKTGEVHLLAAGGIVDARGMVAAMALGADGIVMGTRFIATVECAGPDIAKEKIVSTTDGTTTTIKSRKHDVFNSTDVWPSQYDGRAIIGRSYEDFQSGVTDEEILKRHSNAREKGEDDRTIIWAGTGIGSIKEVTTVKQLLNDARSGVRSIVAQMNNAFRQDEED from the exons ATGCATCAGATCTTCCCAAACACTAAATCTCCCCTCATCGCCAACGCGCCCATGCACGGCTTTGCAGATAGTCGTCTAGCCAGCGCCGTTTCATCTGCCGGGGGCTACG GATTCATAGCCGGCGGCATCGACTTCAGAACGGGGTCTCCACATCTCGAACAACTGCAAGCGGAGCTCAACACAACTCGATCCCTCCTCGGGATCGCAACCCCCGAGGAAAAGCTCCCCATAGGTGTAGGCTGTCTCATGCTCCAGCCAGAAGGCCTAATCGACAATGTACTTCCGATCCTATGTGCGGCTCGGGTAACTGGGATCTGGCTTGCATTTCCGAACAATGGATCTGATCATGGGCCTATCATCACGGCTGTGCATCAGCTcagagagaaggagaattgGGATGTGAAAGTGTTTGTGCAGGTTGGGACGGTCCAGGCTGCGAGGGAGGCGATCGATTATGGGGCGGATGTACTGGTCGTCCAGGGGTCGGATGCGGGTGGGCATCAGTGGGCGCAGGGGGCGAGTCTGATTGCGCTACTCCCGGAGGTTAGGGGACTACTTCGCGAGATAGGTAAGACGGGAGAGGTGCATCTGTTGGCTGCGGGTGGGATTGTTGATGCGAGGGGGATGGTTGCGGCTATGGCGTTAG GTGCGGATGGAATCGTGATGGGAACAAGA TTTATTGCTACCGTTGAATGTGCAGGTCCGGATAtcgcaaaagaaaagatcgtGTCCACTACTGACGGCACCACAACGACAATTAAATCACGGAAGCACGATGTGTTCAATTCGACCGACGTCTGGCCTAGCCAATATGATGGCAGGGCCATCATCGGTCGCAGCTACGAGGATTTTCAAAGCGGCGTTACAGATGAAGAAATCCTCAAACGACACAGCAACGccagagaaaagggagaagatgaCAGAACCATTATATGGGC GGGCACTGGAATTGGGTCCATCAAGGAGGTGACGACTGTTAAGCAGCTTTTGAACGATGCTCGATCGGGAGTCCGATCCATCGTGGCACAGATGAACAATGCTTTTAGacaggatgaggaagactgA
- a CDS encoding uncharacterized protein (of unknown function-domain containing protein): protein MDPETSQALATRISRILRSVIEISDKSLARLAARELDSVYADYATRSQPVTFLQFIQHIWDAFMRVAGQLDRNGDGHRKLARVIRWLERLPNRPFPDDYDESDEILYGYDLGTTGLWDAFTRAEPPIPLSFEGLSSTDAEFQRCLNVHAFTALLTKSHLIPLPRKAILAIGQATEGATVQEEDGGPEFVSNYPLDIEQLDMKVAVAAIWIQHAGHVLWRHNPRYTIGEGGPLWKEFYERLSKEDPNYLSLYPIIAMSSHSMTATTKSTSASVAENACAACREQKRGCDKMLPSCGRCTRQNRSCNYLWHSASDVSPSEGLTFLLRLESDNPKAPSLDIDLLYVNMLHQAQEEHSSTFTRVMEEYLSYYQSWLPVVMERPFRKSLERLGHQPRAETALLALAILLVVQGGLPDRATNPSHRSYILCKELYAVLQLRRAPSLQLVQSGLLIALYETGISSSGAASLTIASCARLGYSMKLNIDDGNAYEDYLSWEAAEERRRVWTGIYLLDRVIYQVVTEFKAPHVSEDLADHFRLPVDDACLRTDKSEATQAPSHQPMSVPIDVPLCYYAREIQAVRLLGEVQLLQRHVDVNSLPEKFQSLDHRLMQFAERLFEQTPQGWATLCGANAITLTAALTLHRIRIDCAVKFQTLGTSDDAKASLLALTSFINMVRDICNKFNMLSAPEKIPSAPLPAVMCTGEAVLAGIKMKELLGEQFQLDYEPFRLTLLYARKTWKLADQYLQQME from the exons ATGGATCCCGAAACCAGCCAGGCCCTAGCTACTCGCATATCGCGCATTCTGCGGAGCGTAATCGAAATCAGCGATAAAAGCCTCGCCCGTCTAGCAGCGAGAGAGTTAGATTCGGTCTACGCAGACTACGCGACCAGATCCCAACCTGTGACATTTCTACAATTCATTCAGCACATCTGGGATGCATTCATGCGTGTTGCAGGGCAGTTAGATCGTAATGGAGATGGACACCGAAAGCTAGCTAGAGTAATCCGGTGGCTAGAAAGGCTGCCCAACAGGCCATTCCCAGATGACTATGATGAAAGCGACGAGATTCTATATGGGTATGATCTAGGAACAACCGGACTTTGGGACGCTTTCACGCGGGCTGAGCCGCCCATCCCGTTGAGCTTCGAAG GGCTCTCGAGTACGGATGCAGAATTCCAACGATGCCTAAATGTACATGCGTTCACTGCACTACTCACTAAATCTCACCTCATCCCTCTCCCTAGGAAAGCTATATTGGCCATAGGGCAGGCTACCGAAGGAGCGACGGTTCAAGAAGAGGACGGCGGCCCAGAATTTGTCTCTAATTATCCACTTGATATTGAGCAACTCGACATGAAAGTTGCAGTTGCGGCCATCTGGATTCAGCATGCAGGTCATGTACTCTGGCGCCACAATCCACGCTACACCATTGGAGAAGGTGGCCCCCTCTGGAAAGAGTTTTATGAACGCCTATCTAAGGAGGATCCTAATTACCTATCCTTGTACC ctattaTTGCAATGAGCTCTCACTCGATGACAGCTACCACCAAGTCGACATCAGCTTCAGTTGCGGAGAATGCCTGTGCTGCTTGCAGAGAGCAGAAGAGGGGATGCGACAAGATGTTGCCATCATGCGGCCGCTGCACCAG GCAGAATCGTTCGTGCAATTACCTTTGGCACTCCGCCTCTGACGTATCTCCGTCCGAGGGGCTGACCTTCTTGCTGAGGCTGGAGTCGGACAACCCCAAAGCACCTAGTCTCGATATCGATCTGTTGTACGTTAATATGCTACATCAAGCCCAGGAAGAACACAGTTCGACCTTTACTCGGGTTATGGAGGAATACCTTTCCTACTATCAGTCATGGTTACCGGTTGTCATGGAGCGGCCGTTTAGGAAAAGTCTGGAGAGGTTAGGCCATCAACCTCGTGCAGAGACTGCCCTGCTTGCTCTCGCCATACTTCTTGTCGTGCAGGGTGGCCTACCTGATAGAGCTACAAATCCATCGCATCGAAGTTATATCCTGTGCAAAGAACTTTATGCTGTTCTTCAGCTAAGACGCGCGCCTTCATTGCAACTAGTACAGAGTGGTCTTCTGATAGCCTTATATGAGACTGGGATATCATCCTCGGGAGCGGCCTCACTGACCATAGCAAGCTGTGCTAGGTTAGGCTATTCGATGAAGCTCAATATAGACGATGGGAATGCCTACGAAGATTACCTGTCCTGGGAGGCTGCTGAGGAACGAAGACGGGTGTGGACCGGGATATATTTGCTAGACCG CGTCATATACCAAGTAGTTACCGAATTCAAAGCGCCTCATGTATCAGAAGACTTGGCGGATCACTTCCGACTGCCGGTAGATGATGCATGTTTGAGAACAGACAAAAGTGAAGCAACTCAGGCTCCCTCCCACCAGCCGATGTCCGTGCCAATCGATGTTCCCCTTTGCTATTATGCCCGGGAGATCCAGGCCGTCCGTCTTCTCGGTGAAGTACAGCTATTACAAAGACACGTCGACGTCAATTCGCTGCCGGAGAAATTCCAATCTTTGGATCACCGACTAATGCAGTTCGCTGAAAGGTTGTTTGAGCAGACGCCCCAGGGGTGGGCAACCTTATGCGGAGCTAATGCGATCACCTTAAC GGCTGCGTTGACCCTTCACCGAATCCGAATCGATTGTGCAGTGAAGTTCCAAACATTGGGAACATCTGATGATGCAAAAGCGTCGCTCCTAGCCTTGACTTCGTTTATCAATATGGTCCGCGATATATGCAATAAGTTTAATATGCTCAGTGCCCCCGAGAAAATTCCATCTGCACCGCTACCTGCTGTTATGTGCACGGGGGAAGCTGTCCTTGCTGGGATTAAGATGAAAGAGCTACTCGGAGAGCAGTTTCAGCTAGACTATGAGCCATTCCGACTGACACTGCTTTACGCGAGAAAAACGTGGAAACTGGCTG ATCAATATTTGCAACAAATGGAATAA
- a CDS encoding putative short-chain dehydrogenase/reductase (short-chain dehydrogenase), giving the protein MSRYAEAHANPQGPGDARPTALQIVKDAEMEGKLAGKSAVITGVSSGIGLETVRAIAATGAFLYLTARDLNKAKTALGDIFKPEQMELIHIDQSSLESVRNAAKTILSKTDKVSLLINNAGIMALPELRLSMDGYELQFATNHLSHFLLFNLLKPAMLAASTPEFQSRVVNVSSDSHRHHGINASDNYSFQKGGYEPWTAYSQSKTAVIYMANELDRRYGSRGLHATSVHPGMIATNLGQYLTPEQIEQLLQNTRWNSLWKSFEQGAATTVWAAVGREWEGNGGKFLAGCAEAVRGPEGTEDYVGTFVNHTYKPEDEARLWKDSLEMVGLSDDK; this is encoded by the coding sequence ATGTCTCGCTACGCCGAAGCTCACGCAAACCCCCAGGGTCCCGGCGACGCCCGCCCAACAGCACTCCAGATTGTGAAAGACGCCGAGATGGAAGGCAAGCTTGCTGGCAAGTCTGCCGTAATCACCGGTGTCTCATCCGGCATCGGCCTTGAAACAGTCCGAGCCATCGCAGCAACCGGCGCATTTCTCTATCTCACAGCCCGAGATTTGAACAAAGCGAAAACCGCTCTGGGCGACATCTTCAAGCCAGAGCAGATGGAACTTATCCACATAGACCAGTCCTCCCTTGAAAGTGTGCGCAACGCCGCGAAGACCATCCTTTCCAAAACCGACAAAGTAAGCCTCCTGATCAACAACGCCGGGATCATGGCTCTGCCGGAACTCCGCCTGTCAATGGATGGCTATGAGCTGCAGTTCGCAACAAACCATCTTTCCCATTTCCTGCTCTTCAACCTACTCAAGCCTGCCATGCTTGCCGCCTCCACTCCTGAGTTTCAGTCTCGCGTCGTTAACGTATCTTCCGATTCACACCGACATCACGGTATCAACGCGTCGGATAACTATAGCTTCCAGAAAGGTGGATACGAACCATGGACAGCATACTCTCAGTCTAAGACAGCGGTTATTTACATGGCAAATGAACTCGACCGTCGATATGGCTCTCGCGGACTGCACGCGACCAGTGTTCACCCCGGGATGATCGCCACTAATCTGGGACAATACCTTACTCCCGAGCAGATTGAACAATTGCTCCAGAATACGAGATGGAATTCTCTGTGGAAGAGCTTCGAGCAAGGCGCTGCGACAACGGTATGGGCCGCTGTTGGTAGGGAGTGGGAAGGCAACGGGGGAAAATTCCTTGCTGGATGTGCCGAGGCCGTACGTGGCCCGGAAGGAACTGAGGATTATGTTGGGACATTTGTCAATCACACATATAAGCCGGAGGACGAGGCTCGGCTGTGGAAAGATTCGTTGGAGATGGTTGGACTGTCGGATGATAAGTGA
- a CDS encoding uncharacterized protein (domain of unknown function-domain containing protein): MTSTSWLPKSERSAVEPVDHGVMAGDEKLQRKRTQNRLNQRARKPGLRLRDKDQAHITANPRPFRVYRWRLEDESQTTSGASSKHLNHGPAPNNTEWSEHSAPYLSVAPFSISNQVQRVLHGSSETEVSLPADHLLHLIQFNVLRGVHHAKVILAGSSAFIIPGIEKNEIRPGHLWFLGTSMYYATRPGLPESLIPTSLQMDIEHATWINFLPIPRMRDNLIAHENSFDHTEFVRDLLGDKIVDYMFGSLWSRKPPIASKLALTEGDDDDVTASRQGLILWGEPHRLESWEVTPGFIRKWAWAMEGCDELIASSNRWRMMRGEEPIRVTVCE, from the exons ATGACCAGTACTTCATGGTTGCCAAAGTCCGAGCGTAGTGCAGTGGAGCCGGTGGATCACGGCGTTATGGCCGGAGATGAGAAGCTACAGCGCAAAAGGACACAGAACAGGTTGAACCAGAGAGCGCGCA AGCCAGGACTTCGTCTTCGAGACAAGGATCAAGCCCATATAACCGCCAACCCGCGTCCATTCCGAGTCTATCGTTGGCGGCTTGAGGATGAAAGTCAAACCACGTCAGGCGCAAGCAGCAAACATCTGAACCATGGCCCAGCCCCGAACAACACAGAGTGGAGTGAGCACTCCGCACCCTATCTTTCCGTTGCACCATTTTCAATCTCCAACCAAGTGCAGAGGGTTTTGCATGGGTCGTCGGAGACGGAAGTTTCCCTACCTGCTGACCACTTGCTACATCTGATTCAGTTTAACGTGCTGCGAGGAGTCCACCATGCCAAGGTTATCCTGGCCGGGTCATCCGCGTTCATCATCCCAGGCATTGAGAAAAATGAGATCCGCCCCGGCCACCTTTGGTTTCTCGGTACTTCCATGTATTACGCGACAAGGCCCGGGCTCCCTGAGAGTCTAATTCCGACGTCGTTGCAAATGGATATTGAACACGCGACCTGGATCAACTTCTTGCCAATCCCGCGGATGCGAGATAATCTGATCGCCCACGAGAACTCTTTTGATCATACGGAATTTGTAAGAGACTTGCTTGGGGACAAGATCGTGGACTACATGTTTGGTTCACTATGGTCCCGCAAGCCTCCTATTGCCAGTAAGCTGGCACTCACGGAAGGggacgatgacgatgtcACTGCCTCGAGACAGGGGCTTATCTTGTGGGGCGAGCCGCACAGACTAGAAAGCTGGGAAGTGACGCCTGGCTTCATACGGAAATGGGCATGGGCTATGGAGGGGTGCGATGAGTTGATAGCGTCGAGCAATcgatggaggatgatgagaggAGAAGAGCCCATACGGGTCACTGTATGCGAGTAG
- a CDS encoding Zn-dependent alcohol dehydrogenase (NADP-dependent alcohol dehydrogenase), with the protein MGYDFTIYKGSKDGSIQKSTTHRPALQKDQVLIRITHSGVCFTDVHYRTTDMALGHEGAGVVEETGPEVQDLVKGDRVGWGYEHDCCGRCSKCLTGWETFCPERKMYAAADLDQGSFASHAIWRESFLFKIPEGIKNEDAAPLMCGGSTVFNALHVAGVKPTARVGIIGVGGLGHLAIQFAAKMGCQVVVFSGSDNKKDEAKKLGAAEFYATKGVKELKVEKKLDNLIVTTSSQPDWNQYVSVLNPGATISPLSVDLEDFKFPYMPLLGNGFRVVGSIVSARQVHRDMLDFAAFHGVKPINMTYPMSKEGIEECLKTLEEGKMRYRGLLVAQ; encoded by the coding sequence atgggctACGACTTCACAATCTACAAAGGCTCCAAAGACGGCAGCATCCAGAAATCCACAACCCACCGCCCCGCGCTCCAAAAAGACCAAGTCCTGATCCGAATCACCCACTCCGGGGTCTGTTTCACAGACGTCCATTACCGCACAACAGACATGGCCCTCGGCCACGAAGGAGCCGGCGTGGTCGAAGAAACCGGTCCCGAAGTACAAGACCTGGTCAAAGGCGACCGAGTCGGCTGGGGCTACGAACACGATTGCTGCGGCCGGTGTTCGAAATGTCTAACGGGGTGGGAGACGTTCTGTCCCGAGCGGAAGATGTACGCGGCCGCGGATCTGGACCAGGGGTCGTTTGCTTCGCATGCTATCTGGCGGGAATCGTTCCTGTTTAAGATTCCCGAGGGGATTAAGAATGAGGATGCGGCGCCGTTGATGTGTGGGGGGTCGACTGTGTTTAATGCCCTGCATGTAGCTGGTGTGAAACCTACTGCTCGGGTGGGTATCATCGGAGTCGGGGGATTAGGGCATTTGGCGATCCAGTTTGCGGCCAAGATGGGATGTCAGGTTGTGGTGTTCTCGGGGAGTGATAATAAGAAAGACGAAGCTAAGAAACTGGGCGCTGCGGAGTTCTATGCGACGAAGGGTGTTAAGGAGTTGAAGGTTGAGAAGAAATTGGATAATTTGATTGTCACAACGAGCAGTCAGCCGGATTGGAATCAGTATGTGAGTGTTTTGAATCCTGGGGCGACTATTTCCCCGTTGTCGGTTGACTTGGAGGATTTCAAGTTTCCTTATATGCCGCTACTGGGGAATGGGTTTAGGGTTGTGGGGTCGATTGTCTCGGCCAGACAGGTTCATCGCGATATGTTGGATTTTGCGGCTTTTCATGGGGTGAAGCCGATTAATATGACATATCCGATGAGTAAGGAGGGGATTGAGGAGTGTTTGAAGACGctggaggaggggaagatgaGGTATCGGGGGTTGTTGGTTGCGCAGTAG
- a CDS encoding putative short chain oxidoreductase gives MASYLITGTSRGLGLALVSQLLSLPASQVASIFATSRSAQPSPNLKDLIDQSSGRASYIQLDVTDTISIRTAAQQIERQLQGRGLDVLINNAGTQPVTKGGPEYMDNLTETFNTNVNAPHEVIRTFLPLLRKGDRKVITNISTTLGSIGTASPFMAKLTPAYNITKAALNMLTVQYALSLEHEGFTVFCVSPGWLKTDLGGPRADLPVSTGAEAVTKIILEANHKDTNGKFLNIHVPGWEQTEGFNQYDGAEIPW, from the exons ATGGCCAGCTATCTCATCACCGGCACCTCACGAGGCCTCGGCCTCGCCCTTGTCTCCCAGTTGCTCTCTCTCCCGGCATCACAAGTCGCATCCATCTTCGCAACCTCGCGATCCGCCCAACCCAGTCCCAATCTCAAAGACCTCATCGACCAGTCCTCCGGCCGTGCATCTTACATCCAACTCGACGTAACCGACACAATCAGCATCAGAACAGCGGCACAACAAATAGAACGCCAACTCCAAGGCCGCGGTCTAGACGTCCTCATCAACAACGCAGGAACCCAACCCGTGACCAAGGGAGGGCCAGAATACAT GGATAATCTCACCGAAACATTCAACACAAACGTAAATGCACCCCACGAAGTAATCCGTACATTCCTACCCCTTCTCCGCAAAGGAGACCGAAAGGTTATTACCAATAT ATCCACGACGTTAGGCTCTATAGGCACGGCGTCACCTTTCATGGCGAAACTGACTCCGGCGTATAATATCACTAAGGCTGCGTTGAATATGCTTACTGTGCAGTATGCGCTTAGTCTTGAGCATGAGGGGTTTACTGTTTTTTGTGTTAGTCCTGGG TGGCTAAAAACCGACCTAGGCGGACCAAGAGCAGATCTCCCCGTCTCCACCGGCGCAGAAGCAGTGACAAAGATCATCCTAGAGGCCAATCACAAAGACACAAATGGGAAGTTCCTCAACATCCATGTGCCCGGCTGGGAACAAACAGAGGGATTCAATCAATACGACGGGGCAGAGATCCCATGGTAG
- a CDS encoding plasma membrane zinc ion transporter (Fe2+/Zn2+ regulated transporter), which produces MNCPSRTDDTLLHVEWNQNPPFLAPDLTTRQDLNGISNARENKEGDGNGSDSGQSLACHSDKRRMNSLPIDPEKNLMWDNGASLTSKSGRPIDPMTSFNAGQQSHRGQNNSQSFQTFKSWASWLLSVLFTSALISHSSIGRYLHGPEVPPVPSSGFEPIERDLPFEKRGTCAQGGVGGSEYNLPLHVGGLFIILSVSTLACAFPVLAIWFPRLRIPSSCLFFVSHFGTGVLIATAFVHLLPTAFQSLNDPCLSKFWTTDYPEMPGAIALAGVFLVTVIEMVFSPARHCCRGGTSLSDPPPYLSRPTEKETPIKRAHVVDSTVCNERERPAGVEPLPHLRDMGPLIGRSSSISRAINQMGEDPERICRISSAPEVPQYRQEPRIEPVQEDVERSDDGHVMTPEQKHRKEVMQVVLLEMGILFHSVFIGMSLSVSVGSEFVILLIAIVFHQTFEGLALGSRIAALDWPEKAMQPWLMSLAYGCTTPIGQAIGLATHTLYSPDSEVGLLLVGVMNAISAGLLIFASLVELMSEDFLSDESWRVLRGKKRVYACIILFMGAFCMSLVGAWA; this is translated from the exons ATGAATTGCCCGTCGCGTACTGATGATACGCTCTTGCATGTCGAGTGGAATCAGAACCCGCCATTTCTGGCGCCAGATCTGACGACTCGCCAAGACTTGAATGGAATCTCTAACGCCCGTGAGAATAAGGAGGGAGATGGAAATGGTAGTGATTCGGGACAGTCGTTGGCGTGCCACAGTGACAAACGGAGGATGAATTCCCTGCCGATTGATCCAGAGAAGAATCTAATGTGGGATAATGGGGCGTCACTGACCTCGAAGTCAG GACGTCCCATTGACCCGATGACCAGCTTTAATGCTGGTCAGCAGAGTCATCGTGGTCAAAACAATTCTCAATCTTTTCAAACATTCAAGAGCTGGGCATCGTGGCTACTGTCGGTTCTCTTCACGTCGGCATTGATTTCCCATAGTAGTATTGGGCGATATCTGCATGGCCCGGAGGTTCCCCCAGTTCCCTCATCAG GTTTCGAACCAATTGAAAGAGACCTTCCTTTcgagaaaagaggaacatGTGCGCAGGGTGGTGTTGGGGGTAGCGAGTACAACCTTCCTTTGCACGTTGGCGGGCTGTTCATCATATTGTCAGTTTCGACACTAGCCTGCGCCTTTCCGGTCCTTGCCATATGGTTTCCGCGTCTCCGCATTCCGTCGTCatgtctcttcttcgtcaGTCATTTCGGTACCGGTGTCCTGATCGCCACTGCATTTGTGCACTTGCTCCCCACCGCGTTTCAGTCACTCAACGATCCATGTCTGTCGAAATTCTGGACCACCGATTACCCCGAAATGCCAGGGGCCATTGCCCTGGCGGGAGTGTTCCTGGTGACAGTGATTGAGATGGTCTTTAGTCCCGCGAGACATTGCTGTCGCGGAGGCACTAGCCTGTCGGACCCGCCACCCTATCTTTCTCGACCTACTGAGAAGGAAACCCCCATCAAAAGGGCCCACGTGGTTGATTCGACCGTGTGCAACGAGAGAGAACGACCGGCCGGCGTagagcctcttcctcacctACGCGATATGGGCCCTTTGATCGGTCGGTCTTCTAGCATTAGTCGAGCTATCAACCAAATGGGCGAAGACCCAGAACGTATTTGCCGCATTTCCTCCGCTCCAGAGGTTCCTCAATATCGGCAAGAACCGAGGATCGAACCTGTCCAAGAAGATGTGGAGCGCAGCGACGATGGTCATGTCATGACTCCGGAGCAAAAGCATCGCAAAGAAGTCATGCAAGTCGTCTTGCTGGAAATGGGAATCCTGTTCCATAGTGTTTTCATTGGCATGTCACTCAGTGTATCGGTCGGCAGCGAGTTTGTGATTTTATTGATTGCCATCGTCTTTCACC AAACATTCGAAGGTCTTGCTCTAGGCTCTCGTATCGCAGCGCTGGACTGGCCGGAGAAAGCCATGCAGCCCTGGCTTATGTCTCTGGCATATGGATGCAC AACCCCAATCGGTCAAGCTATTGGTCTCGCAACCCACACTCTCTATAGCCCCGACTCAGAAGTCGGTCTTCTCCTCGTCGGCGTCATGAATGCCATCTCCGCTGGCCTCCTTATCTTTGCTTCACTGGTAGAGCTGATGTCAGAGGACTTCCTCAGCGATGAGAGCTGGCGTGTGCTTCGTGGCAAGAAGAGAGTTTATGCTTGTATTATTCTCTTCATGGGTGCCTTTTGCATGAGCCTGGTTGGAGCGTGGGCCTAG